The Tubulanus polymorphus chromosome 1, tnTubPoly1.2, whole genome shotgun sequence genome contains a region encoding:
- the LOC141898441 gene encoding protein mono-ADP-ribosyltransferase PARP4-like isoform X2 — MALTSRQIVVEFGIKVHFKQKLEIRKKITDNSGIVSYMLTKKSDYLLAVGIDDLDTTYKCRAALKLGIPIVTEQFIDACIKNGRIVDSNQYLVAQPKKCEESHEFKKGLITCIDDTHNEKSIEIDDAQLWEIGVDKNIPHWPDMYSIARAHLRYFEVETAQKLLSKEDAINPKDIPDYVIYELHMANEEKDVIRYRLYMEGKEDDQVLRACAFPKNADEALDFYAKLFTDTYIDNSDMSQNIQPLPGMGSPLLRKFFKENHFLSQSISPAIRKFVKNIWNDSIGDVEGGVEWIKQIGNDKVEKAESVLYEIQKVLSINPIPVEKLRLLSNEFYDIIPHHGSSDKEEIKSNRDVAQKQDLCQLIRDISAVSETTGWKKQPSAVAQYKALRCDLELVQPDHSDFKNINNMIMKSLSQKVKSKMEFHIYKVHRSIESNEFTKHISNQRLMFHGSPTNNFLGILSRGLLLPKAYIPTEMYNGQLGHGIYFADSISTSLKYTHPGNGSRHQLIAVCEVALGKIKDYYNNAPDLKSAPPGFNSTQGVGTHKGNTSDFEDDQYVIYDAKQQRLRYIIEIFDKNEKQDLLHDTQIDLDEEQDIADNVDNRYFENAADPLENVKVGLVSDNDTPVPLKSIHIRGKIVDLAAEVVVLQSYTNENNAPIEAKYVFPLDENAAVCGFEAFINGKHIIGEVKEKETARKEYKEAVEAGHGAYLMDQDEEMPNIFTVSVGNLPPKATVLIKITYVTELQVLQDDMIFKIAGSAVAPWMKDKNLDITTQICHDMLKADGEVSDFSLHVSIEMPFLIKKITCPNFRTLTKKTDTKAVVQLGKNERLCNDDSFELVISLAEIHVPRMWIESLPDYPDSEAAMLTFYPEFEMNVDFKTMSYTLLIDCSNSMAGKSLEHARQVTNYLTELLNEENLPFNVAKFGTGYSEYWGYPLDDEITLEDIRRFVPKADGGNTELYKPLNSYLMISGKKRVHNIILLSDGHVDNMNSVMSLLKESNEKSRLFTIGFSATANQHNLKVLASAGRGAYIFLDEKRKSTWTEKIEDLWQMTHEPALTSVSIEWGADDNVVIQAPQQITSLFNGRRLVVYGFISNCYQAILKAKFGDRELETIVSTSELSRTNGQIVHRLTARSVIKDWEVGMLNKDRVQHEFTVRKRKNYIINLSKKYSIVTALTSFVAIEKREKDEKLSSPQFDELIQEETVDFLPYIGWQESDAPIKTPPESYLSTSEDVYDDSEMFCIEAISDDFYSGYYSIPDDKMVSSLLETEEQCDYAVSSTEAEAPLHLQQTSEKSHHLPGMSIGISRRSREFSQLPSAQRQRSDNAYGLIADEKAEQLDSQQLSKLRLASNTLQASKRIYASAKKGFPLFSSKFTPPSIQKSAFQTFSEFSALSTPPPPGPPLTKFSKTSMISPPPVPPHMPKSTPKASMIAPPYPSPPVPPPMPELTLKASKISAPPTPQTRIQKSTYQVSNLFSRPTPPPPPPLPCTLPPPPPPPTLPPPPPPPPLTQSLPPPLLPKLALKASMSSAPPIPKLLSGNLGTHPGTILKSNVQACLAPQMFSAPPPPLAMRKSTSKSKSTFMRKSTDQASIVSRGFSAPGPPPPSIQKDLRAASLLGADELAETSSAATAATKKKISLDGQSARDGALLDEHIEKFRRSASRLRRTIVTQDACTDSVSFGSSRLDKATTFGSGAEALLTETTYAATAATKKKISIDGQSARKLKIRSSIRGTHSTARPDACTDSVSFGSSLLEKATTLGSSTPATAGFGSSSALSPVEHDGLTSGHRGFGRDSGVFEKKKMIRAMPRIRFKEQSLDMISLPRTVTDQVDAFSFGGSPTTYTYAGDQNKLPVPDSDEDACMKTKSDDNENDLTIPEPVISWRKAELPMKKVFPPRNFRDIIDGHCVEREISKSTNTSSQKILPPMIKVLPDRSLRSYIDSDDIYSDDEKEQSDNCYLLEPFLQMEDEWFIIKPSRRLTPDDLKNVFQLQDNQKHFWDFSEKVQEILAIPEKELRMLLINAGLKSLGAKAMNDGFLLFNTLIILVVIMLYFEHRILEQSLNPSTIQSYLIQNMMDAGTSEWQNVKVELFPKMLDSLEFCHDIDNKYPILYSTLELGNNWDSAIRKLLDKRTYMSD; from the exons ATGGCACTGACTTCGCGGCAGATTGTTGTGGAGTTTGGAATAAAAGTTCATTTCAAGCAAAAATTAGAGATCCGCAAAAAAATCACTGACAATTCTGGCATTGTATCTTACATGCTAACAAAAAAG AGCGACTACTTGCTTGCAGTTGGTATTGATGATCTAGATACCACATACAAATGCCGGGCTGCGCTAAAACTCGGAATACCAATAGTTACAGAGCAATTCATTGATGCTTGCATTAAAAATGGTAGAATAGTGGATTCCAATCAATATTTGGTTGCACAACCAAAGAAATGCGAGGAATCgcatgaatttaaaaaaggtTTAATAACATGCATTGATG ATACGCATAATGAAAAGAGTATTGAAATAGATGATGCTCAGCTATGGGAAATCGGAGTTGATAAGAACATACCACATTGGCCTGACATGTACAGCATTGCTAGAGCACATTTGAGATATTTTGAG GTTGAAACTGCACAAAAACTTCTTTCAAAAGAGGATGCTATCAATCCAAAG GACATACCTGATTATGTAATCTATGAGTTGCATATGGCTAATGAAGAAAAGGATGTCATCCGCTACAGACTTTATATGGAAGGGAAAGAAGAT GACCAAGTGTTACGAGCGTGTGCCTTTCCAAAAAATGCAGATGAAGCTCTTGATTTTTATGCTAAATTATTCACTGACACTTATATTGATAATTCCGATATGTCTCAAAACATTCAACCATTACCAGGGATGGGATCGCCACTTTTAAGGAAG TTCTTCAAAGAAAACCATTTCTTAAGCCAATCCATCTCACCTGCTATTagaaaatttgtgaaaaacaTTTGGAATGATTCTATCGGAGATGTTGAGGGTGGTGTTGAATGGATAAAACAGATTGGAAATGACAAG GTTGAGAAGGCTGAATCAGTGTTGTACGAAATACAGAAAGTCCTTTCAATCAACCCGATTCCCGTTGAAAAACTACGGCTGCTCTCTAATGAATTCTATGATATCATACCTCATCATGGGAGTAGTGATAAAGAGGAAATAAAGTCGAACAGAGATGTCGCTCAAAAGCAAGATTTATGTCAG CTAATTCGGGATATCTCTGCGGTGTCAGAGACAACTGGCTGGAAAAAACAACCCAGTGCTGTAGCTCAGTATAAGGCTTTAAGATGTGACTTAGAATTGGTTCAACCAGATCATTCAGATTTCAAGAATATAAACAATATGATCATGAAATCTCTTTCACA GAAGGTCAAAAGTAAAATGGAGTTTCATATCTACAAAGTTCATCGATcaatagaatccaatgaattCACCAAGCACATATCTAATCAAAGACTCATGTTTCATGGCTCTCCTACAAACAACTTCTTGGGTATTTTATCACG AGGTCTTCTATTACCAAAAGCTTACATCCCAACTGAAATGTACAATGGACAACTAGGACATGGAATATACTTTGCTGATTCGATAAG tACAAGCTTGAAATATACTCATCCAGGCAATGGTAGTCGGCATCAATTAATTGCTGTTTGTGAGGTTGCTTTgggaaaaataaaagattattacAACAATGCCCCTGATCTGAAATCAGCTCCCCCTGGATTCAATAGCACTCAAGGCGTTGGCACGCACAAGGGAAACACTAGCGATTTTGAG GATGATCAGTATGTGATATATGATGCGAAACAGCAGAGATTGCGATATATCATAGAAATTTTTGATAAGAATGAAAAACAGGACTTATTACATGATACTCAAATTGATCTAGACGAAGAACAAGATATCGCTGACAATGTGGATAACCGAt attttgaaaatgctgcTGATCcattggaaaatgtaaaagttGGTTTGGTATCGGATAACGATACGCCAGTACCGCTGAAGTCAATACATATTCGTGGAAAGATCGTTGATCTGGCTGCGGAG gtAGTTGTATTGCAGTCATAcacgaatgaaaataatgcgcCTATAGAAGCAAAGTATGTTTTTCCGTTGGATGAAAATGCTGCTGTGTGTGGTTTTGAAGCATTCATAAATGGTAAACATATCATCGGTGAAGTGAAAGAGAAAGAGACAGCTCGCAAAGAATATAAAGAAGCAGTTGAGGCTGGACATGGTGCCTATCTGATGGATCAGGATGAAGAGATGCCA AATATATTTACTGTTAGTGTTGGTAATTTACCACCAAAAGCCACTGTTCTCATCAAAATAACTTACGTTACTGAATTACAAGTCCTACAAGACGACATGATATTCAAGATTGCTGGATCTGCTGTTGCTCCATGGATGAAAGATAAGAATCTTGACATTACAACACAA ATATGTCATGATATGCTCAAAGCTGATGGTGAAGTTAGTGATTTCTCATTGCATGTATCCATTGAGATGCCTTTCCTTATCAAAAAGATTACTTGTCCAAACTTCAGAACCCTGACTAAG aAAACCGACACAAAAGCCGTTGTTCAACTTGGAAAAAATGAACGATTATGCAATGATGATTCATTTGAATTAGTCATTTCACTAGCCGAGATACATGTCCCCAGAATGTGGATTGAAAGTTTACCTGATTATCCGGATAGTGAG GCAGCCATGTTGACGTTTTACCctgaatttgaaatgaacgTCGACTTTAAAACAATGAGTTACACTTTGCTGATAGATTGTTCAAATTCAATGGCTGGAAAATCATTAGAGCATGCACGGCAAGTGACAAATTATCTGACCGAACTTTTAAACGAAGAAAATTTACCTTTCAATGTGGCTAAGTTTGGAACAG GATATTCAGAATATTGGGGGTATCCATTGGATGATGAAATAACTCTTGAAGATATCAGAAGATTTGTTCCTAAG GCTGATGGTGGGAATACTGAGTTGTATAAGCCACTAAACTCATACCTTATGATCAGTGGAAAAAAACGTGTACATAACATTATTCTTCTTTCGGATGGTCATGTTGATAATATGAATTCGGTGATGTCGTTATTGAAAGAAAGCAATGAAAAAAGTCGTCTTTTCACAATCGGCTTCAGTGCTACGGCGAATCAACATAATCTGAAAGTGCTTGCAAGTGCAGGCCGAGGTGCATATATATTtcttgatgaaaaaagaaaatctactTGGACCGAGAAG ATAGAGGATTTGTGGCAAATGACACATGAACCAGCACTTACTTCAGTTTCCATTGAATGGGGAGCTGATGACAATGTAGTAATTCAAGCTCCACAACAAATTACTTCATTGTTTAATGGAAGGCGTCTTGTTGTTTATGGATTCATATCAAATTGTTACCAG GCCATACTGAAAGCTAAATTTGGTGATCGAGAATTGGAAACAATTGTGTCGACATCAGAACTAAGCAGAACTAATGGTCAG ATTGTTCATCGATTAACCGCTCGTTCAGTTATCAAAGATTGGGAAGTTGGAATGTTAAACAAAGATCGTGTACAACATGAATTTACAGTCCGTAAAAGGAAGAACTACATAATCAATTTGAGTAAAAAGTATTCAATAGTGACAGCTTTGACTAGCTTCGTGGCTATTGAGAAACGAGAAAAG GATGAGAAACTGAGTTCACCCCAGTTTGATGAACTTATACAAGAGGAGACTGTTGACTTTCTTCCCTACATCGGTTGGCAAGAGAGCGATGCTCCCATAAAGACACCGCCAGAATCATATTTATCAACTTCTGAAGATGTTTATGATGATTCTGAAATGTTCTGCATCG AGGCTATTAGCGATGATTTCTACAGCGGTTACTATTCAATCCCTGATGATAAGATGGTTAGTTCCCTACTGGAAACAGAAGAACAATGTGATTATGCGGTATCTTCAACTG AAGCGGAAGCCCCACTGCACCTGCAGCAAACATCAGAAAAGTCTCATCATCTACCAGGAATGTCTATTGGTATATCCCGACGGTCTAGAGAGTTTTCTCAGCTTCCCTCTGCTCAGAGGCAACGATCAGACAATGCTTATGGCCTAATTGCTGATGAAAAAGCCGAACAATTAGATTCacaacaattatcaaaattaagatTAGCCTCAAATACCCTTCAGGCTTCCAAGCGTATATATGCTTCTGCTAAAAAGGGATTTCCGCTTTTTTCTTCAAAGTTTACTCCACCTTCTATTCAAAAGTCTGcgtttcaaacattttcagaattttctgctTTATCCACTCCCCCACCACCTGGACCACCCctgacgaaattttcaaaaacttcaaTGATTTCCCCACCACCTGTCCCACCACACATGCCAAAGTCTACTCCAAAAGCTTCAATGATTGCCCCACCATATCCCTCACCACCTGTCCCACCACCTATGCCAGAATTGACTTTAAAAGCTTCAAAGATATCTGCTCCTCCAACTCCCCAAACACGCATTCAAAAGTCGACTTATCAAGTATCAAACTTGTTTTCTAGACCAACACCTCCCCCACCACCACCTCTGCCATGTACACTCCCACCACCACCTCCGCCACCTACTCTCCCACCACCACCTCCTCCACCACCTCTGACACAATCTCTCCCTCCACCTCTCCTTCCAAAGTTAGCTTTGAAAGCTTCAATGAGCTCAGCCCCACCAATTCCCAAACTACTCTCTGGAAATTTAGGAACTCACCCGGGAACCATTCTAAAGTCTAATGTTCAAGCATGTTTGGCACCACAAATGTTTTCTGCCCCACCACCTCCTCTGGCCATGCGAAAATCTacttctaaatctaaatctacCTTCATGCGAAAATCTACTGATCAAGCATCGATTGTTTCTCGAGGGTTTTCTGCACCAGGACCTCCCCCGCCTTCCATTCAAAAGGATCTAAGAGCGGCATCACTGCTTGGAGCTGATGAATTAGCAGAAACTAGttcagcagcaacagcagctactaaaaaaaaaatatcgttaGATGGTCAAAGTGCTAGAGACGGCGCATTATTGGATGAAcacattgaaaaatttagaagaTCAGCGAGTAGGTTACGTCGCACCATTGTCACACAAGATGCATGTACTGATAGTGTTAGTTTTGGTTCATCGCGTCTGGATAAAGCCACAACTTTTGGTAGTGGAGCTGAAGCATTATTAACAGAAACTACTTACGCAGCAACAGCAGCTactaagaaaaaaatatcgataGATGGTCAAAGTGCTAGAAAATTGAAGATAAGATCATCGATTAGGGGTACACACTCCACTGCAAGACCAGATGCATGTACTGATAGTGTTAGTTTTGGTTCATCACTTCTGGAAAAAGCCACAACGTTAGGTAGTTCTACACCTGCAACAGCTGGGTTTGGTTCTAGCAGTGCCCTCTCTCCAGTAGAACATGATGGACTGACATCTGGCCACCGTGGTTTTGGAAGGGATTCAggagtatttgaaaaaaagaaaatgatcaGAGCTATGCCGAGAATTAGATTCAAAGAACAGTCTCTGGATATGATTTCATTACCAAGAACAGTGACTGATCAAGTAGATGCTTTTTCCTTTGGCGGCAGTCCGACTACCTATACTTATGCTGGAGATCAGAATAAATTGCCAGTTCCTGACAGCGATGAAGATGCatgtatgaaaacaaaatcagaTGACAATGAAAATG aTTTGACTATACCCGAGCCTGTTATATCTTGGAGGAAAGCTGAGCTTCCTATGAAAAAGGTTTTTCCTCCACGCAATTTTAGAGATATAATTGATGGTCATTGTGTCGAACGGGAGATTTCAAAATCGACCAATAccagtagtcagaaaattttACCTCCCATGATAAAAGTGTTGCCTGATCGTTCACTTCGAAGTTACATTGATTCAGATGATATTTATTCA GATGATGAGAAAGAACAAAGTGATAACTGTTACCTTTTGGAACCATTTCTACAGATGGAAG atgaatgGTTTATCATCAAGCCATCAAGAAGACTTACTCCAGATGATCTGAAGAATGTTTTCCAGTTACAAGATAATCAG AAACATTTTTGGGATTTCAGTGAGAAGGTGCAAGAAATTCTCGCTATTCCTGAAAAAGAGCTTAGAATGTTGCTCATTAATGCTGGGTTAAAATCTTTGG gTGCGAAAGCAATGAATGATGGATTTTTGTTGTTCAACACATTGATTATTCTTGTCGTGATAATGCTTTATTTCGAACATAGAATACTTGAGCAATCACTGAATCCATCCACAATTCAAAGCTATTTGATACAAAACATGATGGATGCAGGAACTTCTGAATGGCAAAATGTGAAAGTAGAACTCTTTCCAAAAATGCTGGACAGTCTCGAGTTCTGTCATGATATCGACAACAAATACCCAATTCTTTATTCGACTCTTGAACTAGGAAATAACTGGGACTCTGCAATAAGGAAACTGTTGGACAAGCGCACTTACATGTCGGATTGA